In one window of Phycisphaerales bacterium DNA:
- a CDS encoding transcriptional repressor, with amino-acid sequence MIKGLMGPTLDEVRELFQLHQLRCTRQREVVYAALAGTTGHPTAEELHSLVHAIEPGLSLATVYNTLEALTECGLARKLPGSGGCCRFDAVVSPHVHVTTRDGRLMDVPQDLSQRLMAGLSPELLRELEQRMGVAIEHLNVQVVAKSHN; translated from the coding sequence ATGATCAAGGGACTCATGGGCCCCACCCTCGACGAAGTCCGCGAGCTCTTCCAGCTGCACCAGCTGCGGTGCACGCGCCAGCGCGAAGTGGTCTACGCCGCGCTCGCGGGCACCACGGGCCACCCCACGGCCGAGGAGCTCCACTCGCTGGTCCACGCCATCGAGCCGGGCCTGAGCCTCGCCACCGTGTACAACACGCTGGAAGCCCTGACCGAGTGCGGCCTGGCCCGCAAGCTGCCCGGCTCGGGCGGGTGCTGCCGGTTCGACGCGGTGGTCTCGCCCCACGTCCACGTCACTACCCGTGACGGTCGATTGATGGATGTGCCGCAGGACCTCTCGCAGCGGCTGATGGCCGGGCTCTCGCCCGAGCTGCTCAGGGAACTCGAGCAGCGGATGGGGGTTGCAATCGAGCACCTGAACGTGCAGGTCGTAGCCAAGTCCCATAACTAG